A DNA window from Rossellomorea marisflavi contains the following coding sequences:
- a CDS encoding ABC transporter ATP-binding protein → MTILQINHLEKVYGQGSNAFHALKDLTMNVEKGEFLAIMGTSGSGKSTLLNMMAGLDQPTRGTIHLNGQPVHSLRDGALTELRRDHIGFIFQFFNLIPVLTVLENVTLPSDLASKRKGIKKRAMDLLDHLGISHLAGSFPSELSGGQQQRVAIARALATEPKIILADEPTGSLDSKTGKEILQLLRAFTEELGHTLIMVTHDAQVAAHSHRVIFLRDGVLINDTRLSGKHSIMEKTALLNQEIERFSL, encoded by the coding sequence ATGACCATCTTGCAAATCAACCATCTTGAAAAAGTATACGGGCAGGGCTCCAACGCCTTCCATGCCCTGAAGGATCTGACGATGAACGTGGAAAAGGGTGAGTTCCTTGCCATCATGGGGACAAGCGGTTCAGGGAAATCGACCCTGTTGAATATGATGGCCGGACTCGATCAACCGACCAGGGGGACCATCCACCTGAACGGGCAGCCTGTCCACTCATTGAGAGACGGTGCCCTCACCGAACTGAGAAGGGATCACATCGGATTCATCTTCCAGTTCTTCAACCTGATCCCGGTTCTTACGGTTCTGGAGAATGTCACCCTTCCTTCAGATCTGGCTTCAAAGAGGAAAGGCATAAAGAAAAGGGCCATGGATCTATTGGATCATCTCGGCATTTCCCACCTTGCCGGTTCGTTCCCCTCCGAGCTCTCGGGTGGACAACAGCAGCGGGTGGCGATTGCGAGGGCCCTGGCGACAGAGCCTAAGATCATCCTCGCCGATGAACCGACCGGAAGCCTGGATTCAAAAACCGGAAAGGAGATCCTGCAGCTTCTGCGAGCTTTTACCGAAGAGCTCGGTCACACCCTCATCATGGTCACCCATGATGCTCAGGTTGCCGCCCACTCCCATCGGGTCATCTTCCTTCGCGACGGGGTACTTATAAACGACACGCGCCTTTCAGGAAAACACTCCATCATGGAGAAAACGGCCCTTCTCAATCAGGAAATCGAGAGGTTCTCCCTATGA
- a CDS encoding response regulator transcription factor, with product MSRRILIVDDEKEIADLLEDFLMVEGFHVSKAFNAKEARKHLEKEEIFLILLDIMMPDDSGFTLCKEIRRTSSIPILFLSALDDDTSKIRGLSIGADDYIVKNASPGEIVARVKAVERRIGPTLSSTLSYAGVSLHTDSRTFQVGNERVNLTGKEYELMHLFLEGPNQVYTYEQILERIWGYEGGDFHTVRVHVAKLREKVQEKTSRFQISTVWGVGYKAEELIHA from the coding sequence ATGAGTAGACGAATATTGATTGTAGATGATGAAAAAGAGATTGCAGACCTCTTGGAAGACTTTCTTATGGTGGAAGGATTCCATGTCTCGAAGGCCTTCAACGCAAAGGAAGCCAGGAAGCACCTCGAAAAAGAAGAAATCTTTCTTATTTTGCTGGATATCATGATGCCGGACGATTCCGGCTTTACCCTGTGCAAGGAGATCCGCCGGACATCGTCCATCCCCATTCTCTTCCTGAGTGCCTTGGATGATGATACAAGTAAGATCAGGGGACTCAGCATCGGGGCGGATGATTATATTGTCAAAAATGCTTCCCCCGGAGAAATCGTGGCACGAGTCAAGGCAGTGGAGCGGAGGATCGGTCCCACCCTTTCTTCGACCTTGTCCTATGCAGGTGTCTCGCTCCATACTGATTCACGTACATTCCAGGTGGGGAACGAACGGGTGAACCTGACGGGGAAGGAGTACGAGCTCATGCATCTATTCCTTGAGGGACCCAATCAGGTTTACACCTACGAACAGATCCTGGAGAGGATCTGGGGGTATGAAGGAGGGGACTTCCACACCGTCAGGGTCCACGTTGCCAAGCTGAGGGAGAAGGTTCAGGAAAAGACGTCACGCTTCCAGATTTCAACGGTATGGGGC